Proteins from one Telopea speciosissima isolate NSW1024214 ecotype Mountain lineage chromosome 1, Tspe_v1, whole genome shotgun sequence genomic window:
- the LOC122662591 gene encoding splicing factor-like protein 1 codes for MKSEEESTKDICNEPEEELSEEPSEESVSQQSSESDNEETEQPSEELKEELTWDTSGKHVSQLSSDIESDLTEQPSKEPYEGPLEESLSQSLSESDSDANKCHTESVSINSKEKKRSLDVTVGDSGSLQVHPSRKKCKQEEYIEPEPDIGYTLIDLHNESGSSTLFVNAENTSEQQDRTGSAGKLRRSRDEQPEVGGEEGEGDRMSKRRKTRWAVEDSQLKMMGPIQLPDFIKDSVTGADSDPEIQELKMKLLETNRKLQESEIHYDRPKEERSPSPPSVYDKLGIRMNSRDISYREKLIQDRQAIILKLIQKNPMFKPPSDFKPSKLYKKIYIPLREYPGHNFVGLIIGPRGNTQKRMEKETGARIVIRGKGSILKKRAHQKPDPSDNDDLHVLVEADNQISLDAAVKMVEKLLNPVGERINKHKLAQLKELAVLKGMLRDESLCRKCGERGRKQYAFPSQKSTFEIDLCDICRGSSHPATNCALAASTPVSNIDHQHHSFADFGSGGLTFGASTVSGIIELGRSDYRLFPSPSYGHFSHPGVSPTPNPGSCKQGHKQYAFPSWQSTFEIDLCDICRGSSHPATNCPLAASTPVSNIDHQRHSFADIGSGGLTFGISTVSGIIELGHSNCRLSTSPSYGHFSHPGVSPTPNTGSRCGKEVDDRNIYVGYLPQTVDDNQLRNLFSPFGMITAAKVIKDTSTGLSKGFGIVRYDDPTNAVAAAAHMQGQTIDGKTLVVRVVRRFPNVGSSGSAFFQSAQDLHQCF; via the coding sequence ATGAAATCTGAGGAAGAATCAACTAAGGATATATGTAACGAACCGGAGGAGGAACTATCTGAGGAGCCTTCAGAAGAATCTGTCTCTCAGCAGTCTTCTGAGAGTGACAATGAAGAAACTGAACAACCAAGTGAGGAACTCAAAGAGGAACTAACTTGGGACACATCAGGAAAACATGTTTCTCAATTATCCTCAGACATTGAAAGTGATTTGACTGAACAGCCAAGTAAAGAACCATATGAGGGCCCATTAGAGGAATCTTTGTCTCAATCACTTTCAGAGAGTGACTCTGATGCCAATAAATGCCACACAGAATCTGTGTCAATCAATtcgaaggaaaagaagaggtcATTGGATGTCACAGTTGGTGATTCAGGTTCATTGCAAGTTCATCCTTCACGAAAGAAGTGCAAGCAAGAGGAGTAcatagaaccagaaccagataTTGGTTATACTCTAATAGATCTCCACAACGAATCTGGAAGTTCCACATTATTTGTTAATGCTGAAAATACTTCTGAGCAGCAGGACCGCACCGGAAGTGCAGGAAAGCTAAGGCGTAGTAGGGATGAACAACCTGAAGTTGGTGGGGAAGAAGGTGAAGGTGATAGAATGAGTAAAAGAAGGAAAACCAGGTGGGCCGTGGAAGATTCTCAGTTAAAAATGATGGGCCCAATTCAACTGCCTGATTTCATAAAAGACAGTGTTACTGGAGCTGATTCTGATCCTGAAATTCAAGAGTTGAAAATGAAGCTTCTTGAGACAAACAGGAAGCTGCAAGAATCAGAGATTCACTATGACAggccaaaagaagaaagatccccttctcctccttcagTGTATGATAAACTTGGAATTAGAATGAACTCAAGGGATATCAGTTACAGGGAGAAACTTATTCAAGATCGGCAAGCTATCATTTTAAAGTTGATTCAGAAGAACCCCATGTTCAAACCTCCCTCTGATTTCAAGCCGTCAAAGCTCTACAAGAAAATTTACATACCTTTAAGGGAATACCCTGGGCATAATTTCGTTGGTCTCATAATTGGTCCCCGTGGGAACACACAGAAGAGAATGGAGAAGGAAACTGGGGCTAGGATTGTAATAAGAGGTAAAGGCTCTATTCTAAAAAAGAGGGCACATCAGAAGCCTGATCCCTCAGATAATGATGATTTGCATGTGTTGGTAGAGGCAGACAATCAGATATCACTGGATGCAGCTGTGAAAATGGTTGAAAAGCTACTTAATCCAGTGGGTGAAAGAATTAACAAGCACAAACTTGCCCAGTTAAAGGAGCTAGCTGTGCTTAAGGGCATGCTCAGAGATGAGAGCTTGTGCAGAAAATGTGGTGAGCGGGGACGCAAGCAATATGCTTTCCCTAGTCAGAAGTCaacttttgaaattgatttatgTGATATATGTCGGGGCAGCAGCCATCCAGCTACAAACTGTGCATTGGCAGCATCCACTCCAGTTAGCAACATTGACCATCAACATCATAGTTTTGCTGACTTTGGAAGTGGAGGTCTAACTTTTGGTGCCTCAACAGTTTCAGGAATCATTGAACTGGGACGTAGCGACTACAGGTTGTTTCCTTCACCATCCTATGGTCATTTTTCTCACCCTGGTGTCAGCCCAACTCCAAATCCAGGAAGCTGTAAGCAGGGGCACAAGCAATACGCTTTCCCTAGTTGGCAATCaacttttgaaattgatttatgTGATATATGTCGAGGCAGCAGCCATCCAGCTACCAACTGTCCATTGGCAGCGTCCACTCCAGTTAGCAACATTGACCATCAACGTCATAGTTTTGCTGATATTGGAAGTGGAGGTCTCACTTTTGGTATCTCAACAGTTTCAGGAATCATTGAACTGGGACATAGCAACTGCAGGTTGTCTACTTCACCATCCTATGGTCATTTTTCTCACCCTGGTGTCAGCCCAACTCCAAATACAGGAAGCAGATGCGGTAAAGAAGTTGATGACAGAAATATATATGTGGGCTATCTTCCTCAGACTGTGGATGACAATCAATTACGAAATCTGTTCTCTCCTTTCGGCATGATAACTGCTGCAAAAGTAATCAAGGACACAAGCACTGGATTGAGTAAAGGCTTTGGCATTGTTAGGTATGATGATCCCACAAATGCAGTAGCTGCTGCGGCACACATGCAGGGTCAAACAATTGACGGAAAAACCTTGGTAGTAAGAGTAGTAAGGCGCTTTCCAAATGTAGGATCCTCAGGAAGTGCCTTCTTCCAAAGTGCACAGGATCTCCACCAGTGTTTCTAG
- the LOC122662649 gene encoding uncharacterized protein LOC122662649 encodes MGLSASKRVEKALQDSPEFNAACNSVYEECLEMAQHIDAGVRPYQLASASERLHQRLYSSLQHVHLFKKWLPTPPSRTQIDKAIRVIIERFKIPSDGGETLCLLEFKAFAVELFTDAIVSNASKAVLRRIPIGLAGIVGIGAATRSGRDLVGIVMGIYSLGIAAVVYGSLSG; translated from the coding sequence ATGGGGTTATCAGCATCGAAGAGGGTGGAGAAAGCCCTTCAAGACTCTCCGGAATTCAACGCTGCCTGCAATTCTGTCTACGAAGAATGCCTCGAAATGGCCCAACACATCGACGCCGGCGTACGGCCCTACCAGCTCGCCAGCGCTTCGGAACGCCTGCATCAGAGACTCTATTCTTCACTTCAACACGTTCATCTCTTCAAGAAGTGGCTCCCAACGCCTCCCAGTCGGACCCAGATAGACAAGGCGATACGAGTCATTATTGAACGATTCAAGATTCCATCCGATGGAGGTGAAACTCTATGTCTGTTGGAGTTCAAGGCCTTTGCCGTGGAGCTCTTCACAGATGCCATCGTGTCTAACGCTAGTAAAGCGGTTCTCCGAAGAATCCCAATTGGACTCGCTGGAATTGTCGGAATCGGAGCCGCTACGCGGTCGGGAAGGGATTTGGTGGGGATTGTGATGGGGATTTACTCTCTCGGCATTGCCGCAGTTGTCTATGGTAGTCTTTCTGGTTAG